One region of Acropora muricata isolate sample 2 chromosome 13, ASM3666990v1, whole genome shotgun sequence genomic DNA includes:
- the LOC136895684 gene encoding rRNA methyltransferase 3, mitochondrial-like isoform X1 has product MTYVIISRFARIVGKLSSTRTAEPRNKATKKTASTKIRKSMNLEGVDRQIESGTPRLRVAASLHKRKQRERHGRIILEGWRLIKEALMANAKPVAIFYTDYRLLDHISSFSLPNNCLAEVSTSTMENLSNTVTPPGIVGMFKRPRQGEGGTLKNDQEMPLIPLTVLCDGLKDPTNLGTLLRVCAASGCESFISSTSCADVWDPKVLRCAAGGHFHFPIYYRLSWEEINKLLENKRVFLADNNTYEGHSMQPIEHYQVDWTLAPSVLVIGGEAFGLGATIKKIAYENSGQVVHVPMARKIDSLSAAMAGTVLIYEAYRQVMSAAKRRE; this is encoded by the exons ATGACGTATGTTATAATTAGTAGATTTGCCAGAATTGTAGGAAAGCTTTCTTCGACACGGACAGCCGAGCCAAGGAACAAAGCAACGAAGAAAACTGCATCAACTAAGATAAGAAAGAGTATGAACTTAGAGGGTGTCGACAGGCAAATTGAAAGTGGAACCCCTAGGCTGAG AGTTGCAGCATCCCTTCACAAGAGGAAGCAAAGGGAAAGGCATGGCCGCATCATACTTGAAGGGTGGCGTCTCATCAAAGAGGCACTGATGGCTAATGCTAAACCAGTGGCTATATTTTACACTGACTATAGACTATTGGATCACATTAGTTCTTTTTCATTGCCAAACAATTGCCTGGCTGAAGTCAGCACAAGTACTatggaaaatctttcaaataCAGTCACACCACCAGGAATTGTTGGAATGTTTAAGCGTCCAAGGCAAGGAGAAGGAGGAACTTTGAAAAATGATCAGGAAATGCCATTAATTCCTCTTACAGTGTTATGTGATGGTTTAAAAGACCCAACAAACTTAG gaACACTATTACGTGTATGTGCTGCGTCTGGATGTGAGTCATTTATTTCCTCCACAAGCTGTGCTGACGTGTGGGATCCGAAAGTCTTACGTTGTGCGGCTGGTggacattttcattttccaattTACTACAGATTAAGCTGGGAAGAGATCaataaactgcttgaaaataaACGGGTTTTTCTTGCAGATAACAACACCTATG AAGGGCACAGCATGCAACCCATAGAGCACTATCAAGTGGATTGGACATTGGCTCCCAGTGTGTTAGTGATTGGGGGCGAGGCTTTTGGTCTGGGTGCAACCATCAAGAAAATTGCATATGAAAACAGCGGACAGGTGGTTCATGTTCCGATGGCACGTAAAATAGACAGCCTTAGTGCAGCAATGGCAGGAACTGTTCTAATTTATGAGGCCTACAGGCAAGTTATGTCTGCGGCCAAAAGACGAGAATGA
- the LOC136895684 gene encoding rRNA methyltransferase 3, mitochondrial-like isoform X2 produces the protein MSNLIRVAASLHKRKQRERHGRIILEGWRLIKEALMANAKPVAIFYTDYRLLDHISSFSLPNNCLAEVSTSTMENLSNTVTPPGIVGMFKRPRQGEGGTLKNDQEMPLIPLTVLCDGLKDPTNLGTLLRVCAASGCESFISSTSCADVWDPKVLRCAAGGHFHFPIYYRLSWEEINKLLENKRVFLADNNTYEGHSMQPIEHYQVDWTLAPSVLVIGGEAFGLGATIKKIAYENSGQVVHVPMARKIDSLSAAMAGTVLIYEAYRQVMSAAKRRE, from the exons AGTTGCAGCATCCCTTCACAAGAGGAAGCAAAGGGAAAGGCATGGCCGCATCATACTTGAAGGGTGGCGTCTCATCAAAGAGGCACTGATGGCTAATGCTAAACCAGTGGCTATATTTTACACTGACTATAGACTATTGGATCACATTAGTTCTTTTTCATTGCCAAACAATTGCCTGGCTGAAGTCAGCACAAGTACTatggaaaatctttcaaataCAGTCACACCACCAGGAATTGTTGGAATGTTTAAGCGTCCAAGGCAAGGAGAAGGAGGAACTTTGAAAAATGATCAGGAAATGCCATTAATTCCTCTTACAGTGTTATGTGATGGTTTAAAAGACCCAACAAACTTAG gaACACTATTACGTGTATGTGCTGCGTCTGGATGTGAGTCATTTATTTCCTCCACAAGCTGTGCTGACGTGTGGGATCCGAAAGTCTTACGTTGTGCGGCTGGTggacattttcattttccaattTACTACAGATTAAGCTGGGAAGAGATCaataaactgcttgaaaataaACGGGTTTTTCTTGCAGATAACAACACCTATG AAGGGCACAGCATGCAACCCATAGAGCACTATCAAGTGGATTGGACATTGGCTCCCAGTGTGTTAGTGATTGGGGGCGAGGCTTTTGGTCTGGGTGCAACCATCAAGAAAATTGCATATGAAAACAGCGGACAGGTGGTTCATGTTCCGATGGCACGTAAAATAGACAGCCTTAGTGCAGCAATGGCAGGAACTGTTCTAATTTATGAGGCCTACAGGCAAGTTATGTCTGCGGCCAAAAGACGAGAATGA